A single window of Arcobacter venerupis DNA harbors:
- a CDS encoding EF-hand domain-containing protein, which translates to MKSNDKVSMFENIEDLIITDVSNEVKLNSSYNELFKLIDKDNNNMLDFQELKEAVRNKDIKEIISKYRKTLK; encoded by the coding sequence ATGAAATCAAATGATAAAGTATCAATGTTTGAGAATATAGAAGATTTAATAATTACAGATGTGTCAAATGAAGTAAAATTAAATAGTTCATATAATGAATTGTTTAAATTAATAGATAAAGATAATAATAATATGTTAGATTTTCAAGAATTAAAAGAAGCAGTAAGAAATAAAGATATAAAAGAGATAATAAGTAAATATCGTAAAACACT